The nucleotide window GCCAACCTGCCCGAACAGCGGTTCGGCCCCGTTTGCTACGCTCCCCGAGCCTCCCGTGGGGGAAGTCCGGTGAGATTCCGGCGCTGACCCGCAGCGGTGTGCGTGGGGACCTGGTGGTCCGTCGCGCGAGCCCGATTGCCCATGGGAGGTGTGCGACCCGTTGACTGCTCGCCGTGGACTGCGAGAGGGGACCGCGCGGCCGGTGGGCCGTACGGGCTGCCTCCCTGCTTGACGTTCATCAGGCGGCCCCAGGTGAAGGACCGCCCCGACCGTGCGCCACCGCCCCGCCACCCCCAGCCGAACACCCCTCCCGCCGCTGGTCGTCGGGCTGTCGGTGTTACTGATCGTCTCGCTCGTGTGCGGCGTCGGGCTCGGGGCGGCCGGACTCGGCTGGGCGGAGGTCTTCCGGTTCCTCTGGGCGGGGCTCACCGGCGGCAGCATCCACGCGGATGACATCGCCTCGTACACCATCGTGTGGGAGATCCGGCTGCCCCGCGTCGTGCTGGGCGCCGTCGTCGGGGCGGGGCTGTCGGCCGTCGGCGTCGCCGTGCAGGCGATGGTGCGCAACGCGCTCGCCGATCCGTTCGTGCTGGGCATCTCGTCGGGGGCCGCGGTCGGCGCCAACGCGGTCATCCTGCTCGGCGCGTTCGCCGGGCTCGGGGTGTGGGCGCTGTCCGTGTCCGCGTTCGCCTCGGCGCTGGCCGCGATGGTGCTGGTGTACACCGTGGCCCAATCGCAGCACGGGCTGACCCCGCTGAGGCTGGTGCTCACCGGCACGGCCCTGGCGTACGGCTTCGAGGCCGTCACCACCGTCATGGTGTTCGGCGCCGCCCGGGGTGAGGCGGCCCGCTCGGCGATGATGTGGCTGCTGGGGAGTCTGGGCGGGGCGACCTGGGCGCAGGTGCCGCTCGCCGCCGTGACCGTGGCGGCCGGCTGGGCGTGGCTGCGCCTGCGGGCCGAGGCACTCAACGCCCTCGCCATGGGCGACGAGACGTCCGCCGCGCTCGGTGTGCAACCCGGCCGCCTGCGCCGGGAGTTGTTCCTCGTCACCGCCGCCGTGACCGGGACCGTCGTCGCGGTCAGCGGGGCCATCGGGTTCGTCGGGCTGATGGTGCCGCATGTCGTACGGATGCTGGTCGGCGCCGATCACCGCCGGGTGCTGGCCGTGGCCCCGCTCGCCGGAGCCGTCCTGCTGGTGTGGGCAGATCTGCTCTCCCGGCTGCTGCTCGCGCCCGCCGAGCTGCCCGTCGGGGTGATCACCGCCGTGGTCGGGGTGCCCGCGTTCCTGCTGCTGATGCGGCGCGGCGGCTATGCGTTCGGAGGCCGGTGACCATGAGGCTCGACATCGACGGGGTGACGGTCGAGGCGGCCGGGGCCCGCATCGTCGACGACATCCGGCTGACCGTGGCCGCCGGCACGTTCGTCGGGCTGGTCGGCCCCAACGGCAGCGGCAAGTCCACGCTGCTGCGCTGTGTGTACCGGGCGCTGCGCCCGGCCGGGGGCGTGGTGCGGCTGGACGGCGAGGACGTGCACGCCATGGCGCCCCGGGCCGCCGCCCGGGTGCTGGCCGCGCTGCCGCAGGAGTCGTCGGCCGAGTTCGACTTCACCGTGGCCGAGGTCGTCGCCATGGGGCGGCTGCCCCACCGGGACCGGACGGCCGCGTCGGACAGAGAGATCTGCGCCGCCGCCATGGACCGCACCGGCGTCGCCCATCTCGCCGACCGGGGCTTCCTCGCCCTCTCCGGCGGTGAGAAGCAGCGGGTGCTGCTCGCCCGGGCCCTCGCTCAGCAGCCCGGCGTACTGGTCCTCGACGAGCCGACCAACCACCTCGACATCGCCCACCAGTTGGACGTCCTGTCCCTGGTCCGCGCCGACGGCCTGACCGTGCTCGCCGCACTGCACGACCTCAACCTGGCCGCCGCGCACTGCGACCTCCTGTACGTGATCGCCGGCGGCCGGGTCGTCGCCTCCGGGCCACCGCGCGACGTCCTCGAACCCGCCCTGCTCGCCGAGGTGTTCGGCGTCCGCGCCCACCCCGTACGGCATCCGGAGACCGGCGCCGTCCAACTCCTCTTCGACCGCCTTCCGCCCACCACCCCCTGAGGACCCCCCATGCGCAAGTTGCTCGCCGCCGCCGTCTGTCTCGCCGCGACCGCCACCGGGTGCGGCGCCTCGGTGGAGAAGACCCCGTCGAAGGACGCCTCCACGGTCACCCTCACCAACTGCGGCAAGAAGGTCACGTACAAGGTCCCCGAACGTGTCGTGACCAACGATGTCGGGATCACCGAGCTGATGTTCGCCCTCGGTCTGGAGGACCGCATGGCCGGGTTCGCCATGCCCGACGACAAGGGCGATCTGAGCGACGTGCCCTGGAAGGGCGGCTACGACAAGGTGAAGTGGCTGTCGAAGGACCAGCTCACCAAGGAGAACGTCCTCGACGCGAAGGGCGACTTCGTCTTCGCCGGCTGGAACTACGGCTTCCGCGACGACAACGGCTTCACCCCCGACGCCCTGAAGAAGCTCGGCATCCCCACGTACATCCTCACCGAGTCCTGCCGCAACGGCCGTACGAAGACCTCGCGGGGCATCATGCCGCCGCTGGAGGCCCTGTACACCGACCTCACCAATCTGGGGAAGCTGTTCGGCGTGGAGAAGCGGGCGGCCACACTGGTCGCCGACTTCAAGAAGCAGATCGCGGACGTACGGGCCGAGGCACCGGCCGAGAAGCCGAAGGTCCTCCTCTACGACAGCGGGCAGGACCAGCCCTTCACCTCGGGCCGTTACGCCGCGCCCGAGCAGATCATCAGCGAGGCCGGTGGCGTCAACGTCATGCGTGACGTCGACGACTCCTGGACCACGGTCGGCTGGGAGAGCGTGGTCGAGCGGAACCCGGACGTCATCGTGATCTGCGACTACGGAGATGTGAGCGCCGAGCAGAAGAAGAAGTTCCTGCTGTCCTACGCCCCGCTGCGGAACGTGTCCGCCGTCAAGCACAAGCGGATCTTCGTCCTCGACTATGTCGATCTGGTCGAGAGCCCCCGCAACCCGTCGGCCATCGCCCGCCTGGGCACATATCTGCGGACGGTGGCCGACAAGTAGACGGTCTCACGCCTTTCGTACCCGCAACTCCGTGGTCGCGGGCCGCAGTCCGTCGGCCCGTGCGGTGAGCTTCAGGCGGCCCGGGCGTTTCGCCGGTCGCAGGATCGCGAGGGCCTTGCCGTGCCAGGTGTGGCGGCGGGGCCGCTTGAAGCTGTCGACGTTGTGGGGGTTGCCGTTGCCGACGCCGACCAGCTCGCCCGCGCCGTCCACCTCGAACGTCACCTTCAGCGTGGCGTCGGGGACGACCCGGCCGTGGCGGTCGACGACCTCGACCAGGACGTGGGCGAGGTCGTCGCGGCCTGTGGTGAGCGCGGTGACGTCCGGGACGAGGCGCAGCGATGCCGGGGCTCCGACCGTGCGAAGGGTGGTCCGGCCGATCTCCTCCCCGTCGCGGAAGGCGAGGGCCGTCAACTCCCCCGGTGCGTACGGCACGGTGAAGGTGGCCATGGACCGCTCGGGGGCGGTCGCGGCACCACCGGGGAAGTCCTGACCGTCGAGGAGCAGCCGCACGCTGTCGCCGGGGGTGTAGACGTGCACCTTCATCGGGTGGCCTCGGTCGACCTCCCAGGTCCAGCTGCGCAGTTCGTCGTAGTAGCCCCACCAGAGGGCCACCTGCTCGGTGCCCGGCGGGGTCGGGCGCTCCACCAGCAGCTCGACCTGGCTCCGGCCGGTCACGGCGGCCCTCCAGTGGTTCTGTGGCTTGCGCTGCCCGATCAGGTCGAAGTCGCCGCAGTTCGCCTGGAAGTAGGGGTAGGCGTAGCCGAAGCCGCCCCAGTTGTGGTGCAGTTCGCGGGAGATCGACCAGCCGGGCATGACGCTCTGGTCGCCGATGGTCTCCGCCGTGCCGACGGGAGGGATGGGGGTCTTGCCGATGCCGGACTCGCCGAGATAGTCCCAGGCGGCCCAGATCCAGGTCCCGGTGGCCCAGGTGTGCTCGGCGGCGAAGGTGATGTCCTGGTGGATGGTCGCGGGGAACGTCTCGTTGTGCGTCATCGCCTTGTCGGGGTTGGCCTCGTGCATCTGCCCGTAGGTCTTGCCGTTGGCGTTGTAGTGCACGTCGCCGACGTCGACGTAGTTCCAGGACGGGTCGTGCGCCGAGTGGGTCGAGCCGCCGCCCAGGGTGACGGGCCTGGTGGTGTCGAGGGTACGGAGGACCGCCGCCAGCTCGGCGCCCCGGTGGCCGTTCGTGCGGTCGGTGATCTCGTTGCCGACCGACCACATCACCACACTGGGGTGGTTGCGGTCGCGGAGGACTGTGCTCCGCAGTCCTTCTCCCACCACTCGGCGAAGTGCACCGAGTAGTCGTCGGGGTTCTTGCCGGTGTCCCACATGTCGAAGAACTCGTCCATGACGAGCATGCCCAGCCGGTCGCAGGCGTCGAGCAGTTCCGGCGTGGGCGGATTGTGGGCCGTGCGGATCGAGTTGAAGCCCGCCTCCTTGAGGATCTCGACGCGGCGCTCCTCCGAACGGCCGAGCGCGACGGCGCCCATCGGGCCGTGGTCGTGGTGGACGTTGCCGCCCATCACCTCGACGGGCTCGCCGTTGAGCAGGAAGCCGACCTCGCCGTTCCACGGCAGCGAGCGGAACCCGAAGGTGGTGGTGACCGTGTCGACGACCCTGCCGCCCACCAGCACCTCCGTGCGGGCGGTGTAGAGGCTCGGTGTGTCCATGGACCACAGGGCCGCGTCCTGCACCGGGAGGTCGAGCGACGCGACGGCCGTCTCCCCCGGCTCGACACTCTGCGCGGGCGCCCGCCGGGTGGTCACGGCACGGCCCCGTGCGTCGAGGACCGTGACCCGTACGTACGCCGACGCGGATCGCTCGCCGAGATTGGCGACCCGCGTCTCCACCCGGGCCACCGACCGACGTCCGCCCACCTCGGGCGTCGTCACGTGCACACCCCACAGGGGGATCCGCACGGGCCCCGTCACCGTCAGCCAGGTGTGCCGGTAGATGCCGGAGCCCGAGTACCAGCGGCTGTTCTTCCCGCTGTTGTCGACCCGGACGGCGAGCACGTTCGTGCCCGACGGGTCGAGGTACGGGGTCAGGTCGTAGGCGAACGACGTGTAGCCGTGTGGGTGGAAACCGAGGTGGACTCCGTTGAGCCAGACATCCGCGTTCTGGTACACCCCGTCGAACCGCAGCTCGATATGTGACCCGAGCTCGCCGGTCGCCTCCCCCGTCCCGAAGTGCTTGCGGTACCAGCCGACGCCGCCGACCGTGTACCCGGTCGAGCCCCCGTTCTGACTGTTCCGGGTGTCGAAGGGCCCGATCACCTGCGGGGCCTCGGGCCACGCCGGGTCGGGCTCCTTGGGCACCAGCACGGAGGAGTAGCTGGTCGCGCCGCCGTCGTCGGAGGTGGCGTACGGCAGGTCCTCGATGCTCCAGTCGTGCGGGAGGTCCAGTACGCGCCAGGCCCTGTCGTCGTACGACGGCTGCTCGGCCCCGGTGGCGTCGCCACGTAAGAAGAGCCAGCCCTCGTCGAACGACTGATCGCGCGCCCGCCCCGCGCCGCCCCGGGCGTCCGCCGCGGCGGGCGTCGACTGATACACCGCCATCGCGCCTGCGGCCGTCGCGCCCAGCTGCAGCGCCCGGCGCCGCGAGACCCGCCGTTGCCTCATCGTCATCCCTTTCACCTCTCCACAAGAATTCGGTATGTCGAACATCGAGCAGAATGCTGAACTGGCATAGACATGACAGGAGTAGAGGGGTGGCGACGGTCGCGTCAAGGGGCGGGTGAGGCACCCCCCTCGGTGCAGCACTCCCGAGCGGGGTGGTTAGCATATGAGCGCCCCATATGAGCGCCGCCTAGCTCGAAAGATATTTCTGTGACTGTCAACGAGGACTCGTTCACCAACTGGAAGAACCGCGAGGAGATCGCGGAGTCGATGATCCCGATGATCGGGAAGCTCCACCGGGAGCGGGACGTGACGGTCCTGCTGCACAGCCGTTCCCTGGTGAACAAGTCGGTCGTCAGCATCCTCAAGACCCACCGCTTCGCCCGGCAGATCGCCGGCTACGAGCTGTCGGTCACCGACACCCTGCCGTTCCTGCAGGCTCTCACCACGCTCGATCTCGGCCCGTCCCAGATCGACATCGGCATGCTCGCCGCGATGTACAAGGCCGACGACCGCGCGCTGTCGGTGGAGGCGTTCACCGCCGAGGCCGTCGCGGGTGCCACGGGCGCCAACAAGATCGAGGGCGGCGAGGGGCGTGACGTCGTCCTCTACGGCTTCGGGCGCATCGGCCGCCTCGTCGCACGGCTCCTCATCGAGAAGGCGGGCTCGGGCAACGGCCTTAGGCTGCGCGCCATCGTCGTCCGCGGGGGCGGCGACCAGGACATCGTCAAGCGCGCCTCGCTGCTGCGCCGCGACTCGATCCACGGCCAGTTCCAGGGCACGATCACCGTCGACGAGGCGACCAGCACGATCAACGCCAACGGCAACGAGATCAAGGTCATCTACGCGAACGACCCGTCCGAGATCGACTACACGGCGTACGGCATCAAGGACGCCATCCTCATCGACAACACGGGCAAGTGGCGCGACCGCGAGGGCCTGTCCGAGCACCTGCG belongs to Streptomyces graminofaciens and includes:
- a CDS encoding FecCD family ABC transporter permease; translation: MRHRPATPSRTPLPPLVVGLSVLLIVSLVCGVGLGAAGLGWAEVFRFLWAGLTGGSIHADDIASYTIVWEIRLPRVVLGAVVGAGLSAVGVAVQAMVRNALADPFVLGISSGAAVGANAVILLGAFAGLGVWALSVSAFASALAAMVLVYTVAQSQHGLTPLRLVLTGTALAYGFEAVTTVMVFGAARGEAARSAMMWLLGSLGGATWAQVPLAAVTVAAGWAWLRLRAEALNALAMGDETSAALGVQPGRLRRELFLVTAAVTGTVVAVSGAIGFVGLMVPHVVRMLVGADHRRVLAVAPLAGAVLLVWADLLSRLLLAPAELPVGVITAVVGVPAFLLLMRRGGYAFGGR
- a CDS encoding ABC transporter ATP-binding protein, coding for MRLDIDGVTVEAAGARIVDDIRLTVAAGTFVGLVGPNGSGKSTLLRCVYRALRPAGGVVRLDGEDVHAMAPRAAARVLAALPQESSAEFDFTVAEVVAMGRLPHRDRTAASDREICAAAMDRTGVAHLADRGFLALSGGEKQRVLLARALAQQPGVLVLDEPTNHLDIAHQLDVLSLVRADGLTVLAALHDLNLAAAHCDLLYVIAGGRVVASGPPRDVLEPALLAEVFGVRAHPVRHPETGAVQLLFDRLPPTTP
- a CDS encoding ABC transporter substrate-binding protein; its protein translation is MRKLLAAAVCLAATATGCGASVEKTPSKDASTVTLTNCGKKVTYKVPERVVTNDVGITELMFALGLEDRMAGFAMPDDKGDLSDVPWKGGYDKVKWLSKDQLTKENVLDAKGDFVFAGWNYGFRDDNGFTPDALKKLGIPTYILTESCRNGRTKTSRGIMPPLEALYTDLTNLGKLFGVEKRAATLVADFKKQIADVRAEAPAEKPKVLLYDSGQDQPFTSGRYAAPEQIISEAGGVNVMRDVDDSWTTVGWESVVERNPDVIVICDYGDVSAEQKKKFLLSYAPLRNVSAVKHKRIFVLDYVDLVESPRNPSAIARLGTYLRTVADK
- a CDS encoding glycoside hydrolase family 2 TIM barrel-domain containing protein, with translation MVGEGLRSTVLRDRNHPSVVMWSVGNEITDRTNGHRGAELAAVLRTLDTTRPVTLGGGSTHSAHDPSWNYVDVGDVHYNANGKTYGQMHEANPDKAMTHNETFPATIHQDITFAAEHTWATGTWIWAAWDYLGESGIGKTPIPPVGTAETIGDQSVMPGWSISRELHHNWGGFGYAYPYFQANCGDFDLIGQRKPQNHWRAAVTGRSQVELLVERPTPPGTEQVALWWGYYDELRSWTWEVDRGHPMKVHVYTPGDSVRLLLDGQDFPGGAATAPERSMATFTVPYAPGELTALAFRDGEEIGRTTLRTVGAPASLRLVPDVTALTTGRDDLAHVLVEVVDRHGRVVPDATLKVTFEVDGAGELVGVGNGNPHNVDSFKRPRRHTWHGKALAILRPAKRPGRLKLTARADGLRPATTELRVRKA
- a CDS encoding sugar-binding domain-containing protein, yielding MTMRQRRVSRRRALQLGATAAGAMAVYQSTPAAADARGGAGRARDQSFDEGWLFLRGDATGAEQPSYDDRAWRVLDLPHDWSIEDLPYATSDDGGATSYSSVLVPKEPDPAWPEAPQVIGPFDTRNSQNGGSTGYTVGGVGWYRKHFGTGEATGELGSHIELRFDGVYQNADVWLNGVHLGFHPHGYTSFAYDLTPYLDPSGTNVLAVRVDNSGKNSRWYSGSGIYRHTWLTVTGPVRIPLWGVHVTTPEVGGRRSVARVETRVANLGERSASAYVRVTVLDARGRAVTTRRAPAQSVEPGETAVASLDLPVQDAALWSMDTPSLYTARTEVLVGGRVVDTVTTTFGFRSLPWNGEVGFLLNGEPVEVMGGNVHHDHGPMGAVALGRSEERRVEILKEAGFNSIRTAHNPPTPELLDACDRLGMLVMDEFFDMWDTGKNPDDYSVHFAEWWEKDCGAQSSATATTPVW
- a CDS encoding glyceraldehyde-3-phosphate dehydrogenase, producing MTVNEDSFTNWKNREEIAESMIPMIGKLHRERDVTVLLHSRSLVNKSVVSILKTHRFARQIAGYELSVTDTLPFLQALTTLDLGPSQIDIGMLAAMYKADDRALSVEAFTAEAVAGATGANKIEGGEGRDVVLYGFGRIGRLVARLLIEKAGSGNGLRLRAIVVRGGGDQDIVKRASLLRRDSIHGQFQGTITVDEATSTINANGNEIKVIYANDPSEIDYTAYGIKDAILIDNTGKWRDREGLSEHLRPGIDKVVLTAPGKGDVPNIVHGVNHDTIKPDEQILSCASCTTNAIVPPLKAMADEYGVLRGHVETVHSFTNDQNLLDNYHKADRRGRSAPLNMVITETGAASAVAKALPDLKAPITGSSIRVPVPDVSIAILSLRLGRETNREEVLDYLRDVSLTSPLKRQIDFTTAPDAVSSDFIGSRHASIVDAGATKVDGDNAILYLWYDNEFGYSCQVIRVVQHVSGVEYPTYPATAV